Proteins from a single region of Pyramidobacter piscolens W5455:
- a CDS encoding ABC transporter substrate-binding protein, which yields MKKFLVVLFCAALMAAPAAAMTREEEDAAWRKEPAYGRVIKIGYNGGLCLGTFGIAQLKGFYEAEGLKTEVIRMAGGSSGQIDAIGTGKVDVTGDHIATMLVPTVNGVRVKFTTGIHSGCKSLYVPVDSPIKTTADLVGKYVAIPDGIGGSDQNISMRFFNHDKVDPRQIKWKVAEAGIAVMAMKKGEVQAALLGDQFAKKFLDSGELRIIRSLTFDEDFKQEPCCIHAVHLDFYNENPITVKKLTRAHEAASAWIMEHPEEAVAVLQANKWAAGDPKLVLEIFKTYDYSISDEATEAALRNIIDDYKTFGLIDAKKDTDALMKQVWDPVLQHE from the coding sequence ATGAAAAAGTTTCTTGTCGTTCTGTTCTGCGCCGCGCTGATGGCTGCGCCTGCCGCCGCCATGACGAGGGAAGAGGAAGACGCCGCCTGGAGGAAGGAACCCGCCTACGGCCGCGTCATCAAGATCGGTTACAACGGCGGTCTCTGCCTCGGCACGTTCGGCATCGCCCAGCTGAAAGGTTTTTACGAAGCGGAAGGGCTGAAGACCGAAGTGATTCGTATGGCCGGCGGCAGCAGCGGTCAGATCGACGCCATCGGCACCGGCAAGGTGGACGTGACGGGCGATCATATCGCCACGATGCTCGTTCCCACCGTCAATGGCGTGCGCGTCAAGTTCACCACGGGCATCCATTCGGGCTGTAAATCGCTGTATGTGCCCGTGGACAGTCCAATCAAGACTACGGCCGATCTGGTCGGCAAATACGTCGCCATTCCCGACGGCATCGGCGGTTCCGATCAGAACATTTCCATGCGCTTTTTCAACCACGACAAGGTTGATCCGCGCCAGATCAAATGGAAAGTCGCCGAAGCCGGCATCGCCGTGATGGCCATGAAGAAGGGGGAAGTGCAGGCGGCGCTGCTCGGCGACCAGTTCGCCAAAAAATTCCTCGACAGCGGCGAACTGCGCATCATCCGCTCGCTGACCTTCGACGAGGATTTCAAGCAGGAGCCTTGCTGCATCCACGCCGTACATCTCGACTTCTACAACGAGAACCCCATTACCGTAAAGAAACTGACCCGCGCGCACGAGGCCGCCAGCGCCTGGATCATGGAACATCCCGAAGAGGCCGTGGCCGTGCTTCAGGCGAACAAGTGGGCGGCCGGCGATCCCAAGCTCGTGCTCGAGATCTTCAAGACCTACGACTACAGCATCAGCGACGAAGCTACGGAAGCCGCGCTGCGCAACATCATCGACGACTACAAGACATTCGGCCTCATCGACGCCAAAAAGGATACCGATGCGCTGATGAAGCAGGTCTGGGATCCCGTGCTCCAGCACGAGTAG
- a CDS encoding C-GCAxxG-C-C family protein: MVKYSVEQVSPKAVQKHAEDLYRNGFFCCEAVMSAIRSDFNVDVPEEVIALSSGMAIGAGRSGCMCGALNGGIMALGLFFGRTTQDGPKDPKVNYCMKLTHELHDWFRDANAKHANCCRVLTRGFEMAEGEHKAQCIAFTGLCAGKVAEILCRELNIKNVDDGPIEGLKAPYLPPAKN, translated from the coding sequence ATGGTAAAGTACTCAGTCGAACAGGTCAGCCCGAAGGCCGTCCAGAAGCACGCGGAAGATCTTTACAGAAACGGTTTCTTCTGCTGCGAGGCGGTGATGTCGGCGATCAGAAGCGATTTCAACGTGGACGTCCCCGAAGAAGTCATCGCTCTGTCGTCGGGCATGGCGATCGGCGCCGGTCGTTCCGGCTGCATGTGCGGGGCGCTGAACGGCGGCATCATGGCGCTGGGCCTGTTTTTCGGCCGTACGACGCAGGACGGCCCCAAGGATCCGAAGGTCAATTACTGCATGAAGCTCACGCACGAGCTGCACGACTGGTTCAGGGACGCGAACGCCAAACACGCGAACTGCTGCCGCGTGCTCACCAGAGGCTTTGAGATGGCCGAAGGGGAACACAAGGCTCAGTGCATTGCTTTCACCGGTCTCTGCGCAGGCAAGGTCGCCGAGATCCTGTGCCGCGAGCTGAACATCAAAAACGTTGACGACGGACCGATCGAAGGTTTGAAAGCGCCGTATTTGCCGCCTGCGAAGAACTGA
- a CDS encoding TDT family transporter, producing the protein MQFIKKVPIPAAGVMLGVAALGNLLQSYGEGIRSVCGLLAAFLLVLLLLKLFCFPAAVKEDMQNPITAGVSATFPMALMLLSTYILPFAGGAARVLWWFAVALHVVLIVWFTLKFVRNFDLKKVTTVFFILYVGIVVASVTAPAYGRGADVGTIAFWFWFAALLILLFVVTKRYQTLPVPEPAMPLICVYAAPTSLCVAGYVQSVMPKSFAMLAFLLALALLTYVFALVRSLSMLKLPFYPSYAAFTFPFVISAIAFKQGAACAAKLGHALPLVPYLVPAATLIAVVFVVYTYLRFMQFIFSK; encoded by the coding sequence ATGCAGTTCATCAAGAAAGTGCCGATTCCCGCGGCGGGCGTGATGCTGGGCGTCGCCGCGCTGGGCAATCTGCTGCAGAGCTACGGCGAAGGGATCCGCAGCGTCTGCGGTTTGCTGGCGGCGTTTTTGCTGGTTTTGCTGCTGCTGAAGTTGTTCTGCTTCCCCGCCGCGGTCAAAGAGGACATGCAAAATCCGATCACGGCGGGCGTCTCCGCCACGTTCCCGATGGCGCTGATGTTGCTGAGCACTTATATTCTGCCCTTTGCCGGCGGAGCGGCGCGCGTCCTGTGGTGGTTCGCCGTGGCGCTGCACGTGGTGCTGATCGTTTGGTTCACTCTCAAGTTTGTGCGCAACTTTGACTTGAAAAAAGTCACCACGGTGTTCTTCATCCTCTATGTCGGCATTGTCGTCGCTTCGGTGACTGCACCCGCTTATGGGCGCGGCGCCGATGTCGGCACCATCGCTTTCTGGTTTTGGTTTGCGGCGCTTCTGATCCTGCTGTTCGTGGTGACGAAGCGGTATCAAACGCTGCCCGTGCCGGAGCCGGCGATGCCGCTGATCTGCGTCTATGCGGCGCCCACAAGCCTTTGCGTGGCCGGTTATGTGCAGTCGGTCATGCCCAAATCCTTCGCGATGCTGGCCTTCCTGCTGGCGCTGGCGCTGTTGACGTACGTCTTTGCGCTGGTCAGGAGTTTATCGATGTTGAAACTGCCGTTCTATCCCAGCTATGCGGCCTTTACCTTCCCGTTCGTGATCTCGGCGATTGCCTTCAAGCAGGGAGCGGCTTGCGCCGCCAAGCTCGGGCACGCCCTGCCGCTCGTGCCGTACCTTGTGCCGGCGGCGACGCTGATAGCTGTCGTGTTCGTGGTTTATACCTATCTCCGTTTCATGCAGTTCATCTTTTCGAAATGA